TTTAACCACAGAATAATGGAGACAGATGAGCTCAAGCGTGTCTTTCATATGTTCGACAGGAATGGTGATGGAAGGATCACGAAAAAGGAGCTGAATGATTCGTTAGAGAACATGGGGATCTTCATGTCTGATTCGGATCTGGCGCAGATGATCAACAAGATTGATGTGAATGGCGATGGCTACATCGATATTGATGAATTTGGTGCTCTATATGAGACCATAATGGAAGAGCGCGATGAGGAGGAAGACATTAGAGAGGCCTTCAATGTGTTCGACCAAAATGGGGACGGATACATTACCGTGGATGAATTAAAATCTGTCTTAGCATCGCTTGGTCTCAAGCAAGGGCGGACCGTTGATGACTGCAAGCGGATGATTAAGAAAGTGGATGCTGATGGAGATGGAATGGTGAATTTTATAGAGTTTAAGCAGATGATGAAAAGTGGTGGATTTGCTGCATTGAGTTAACGAGAAAATCGACAAGACCTTGGAGGTTGGAATCTTGTACCCTTTAAGCAAAGGTCTGAGAACAGTTCTTAGAGAAGTTTCTGGGATGGAGCCTTTACAACCTTAATAAGCCAACTTGATGCTAATGTTAATTAGTCAATCAAGTGAACTTGGAATACTAGATGCAAAATCAGAAACgaaaaatagagagaaaaaaacaCTCATTTTCCGCACTGTTACATTTGTTTGAATAGAAAGAAAGAACACAGATAAAAAGGAGTTTTCCTGCTCTTTTCGTAGGTTTACGACTTGTAAATAGTTTGTTATATTTTCTAAatctttatttcatgttttttggCTCCTCCCTAAAGAATCTTGATAGAAAAGCATTACTCCCTCTTTTGTGTACACATTTTGTGTGGGATAGAATTACCTCCAGTCTTTTATCCTACAGTAATGTTCAATAAAGGTTTTGATTGAAACTACATGTCCTCTAGAGATCTAAAGGTTTATATTGTATCTCTTATCCTCTATTCTGTTTAACAGGTGATGTGAAGAGGGATTTAAAAAATTTTACTTCTTATTTGCAAGTTAATGAAGGAAATCCCACTACTTTCTTCTCATTTCTACTTTGTTTTGATATCTATCTATTAAAATCCCAAGAACACAATAGAAGCTCTATCTTGCTTCTATTCCATTCTCTCATTGTGATCTTCTTTACGTGTGTGTTTGAAATATTTCTCGTTTCTTAGAAGCATGTTTCACTTTCTACTATTATGATTTGGGGTACAGAATGACAACCAGAACACTCTTAGATTGAATGGACCCTTCAGTATTATATACTCCAGTAAACTTCAATGGACCctctttcttctccttcctCCGTCACCTTGAATTTTCCACCATTACTGTTACTGACCTTTCACAATTCTTCTTTGGTTGATTAAATTATCATTAACTCTTTCTATATTACTTTTAAAGAAAACTAATATTCAATCACAGAAAGCAGTACAGAGACAAGCTCCCTCATTCCCCACGTCTGGAGATATGGGAGGGGAGGGGGGGGAGAGAGAATGAGACCAACCCTGTAATCCTCGTCTCATGATTTGAGGAAGAAGAGCATTTAGTTGTAACTAGCATAGGGTGGACAATTGGAGAAAAGCTGTGACAAAGGATCAAGATCATGAATTATTTCTACCAAATATAACTACATTGGGGGGGAATTGGAGGTGTTCATTCCCCTCTTGATTTGAAGCCGCAGAGTTCCGATTGAGTGACACAAACTGGTTTAGAACAAACAGCAAAGTGTGCAAAGTTTTAAACAAGGCATAACAGAGAAAAGATGGGCAAAAAAATGTCATTCTAGCAGAATGAAAAATAGATAACGTTAAACAACTTGGCCTGACCTCAAATAAATTATTCTCTTGAATACAGAATAGGGATAAGGTTTGCGTACATCCTACCCTCCCCAGTCCCCACTTGTGGGCTtacactgagtatgttgttgttgaataCAGAATAAAGGAACCTCCTGCAGCATGTTAAAATCAGTTAGGAAAGTGAGATTAAGGACTCCACAGTTACATGATTTTAAGAGTTCGAACTAAGCATGATCCATGATAAAACAAAACGGTCAGAAATCAAAATAGATTTTGAGTGTCACATTAATTGATTTCACGAAATTTAGCTGAGCAGACAGCATAAAACTAAAAACCTTCAGTGAACATCTTGAGTTTATTAGACTAACTCTTGAATCTACATGCTTAAAACTGTTGCAGCTGAAATCTACTCAAATGGAAGTGTATGACATGTGTCCATTCTTAGGCACTCGCGTTCAAGAAAAGCTTTTGAGAAAGTTAGAGCAGAATTAACATGTTTGCTGAATGAACGATAAACTTAATAGGAAATGGAAACAAACAACATTAAGATGAAGGAAtcaaaaaacataatttattcACCTCGTGAACTACTCGAAGCTGAATTTCAGGATTTGTACTTACAAGAACATGTATGTTGTAAACCAGTACTGAGAGTTTAATCTTTACATAGGCAGATCTCTTTAACACTTAGGAATTACATGCCACCAGTCGCTGCACAAAAggtcaaattaaaaaatatttatctatatatatacaaggaTAAGCaagtattttaataatttgtacaaaataatttttaaagagAACTTTTAAAAGCATACTACCGAGTAAatttaattcttgaatttgGTATCACAATTTTGCATGACAATCCATGTACTATTAATTCCGAGCATAAATATACGTACGGTAAGATATGGCACCttggcctaactcaaccccaaaaactagctcatgATAGCCCATGAGGGGAGGATTTGTCAAGttcatataaggagaccacctTGGCATATCACTTgaaatatatcatttatttgTCTCTCCCAAATCCGAGATGTCTATTTTcactcttttcttttgatttttgcaACAAGTCTTGAATTAATTCACGACTACTATATCTTAGAACAACCCTGCTCTCTGATCGACGTTTTATAGTCTTCATATCTATGGAAAGAGGAAGCTAGGAGAGGATTCTAAACAATTCTATCGAGCCGAACaacaaaaagagaaagataGAATACCTTTCTTAGCTAGCCTAGCGTGCTATAAACCTACAGGGAAATCTCACTCCCTCATAGTTGTTCTTTTTGccctttttcttttacttttttatggGATTTTAAATAAACTTGCACCCCATCTCGCTCTTTGTATTAGATTTAATTAGTTCGGCCTCAACCTTTTGCCACCGAGACCTAAAGGTAAGTTATATAGAATAGTCATAGCAATATTGAATGGGGCAGAGTATTGGCTAGTCAAGAATTCACATTTTCAGACATGGTAAGTAAGAAGgaggagagatggaagattgtcccGGCTTGTATTTGGTGGTCAATTTGGCCTAAGAGGAATAAGAGGTGTTTTGTAGGAGTACAAAGCAGCTTACAGAATCTTAAGATGAATTGCTTAggcctattttatttttggtgtgagCAAAAATTATTTGCTCAAACAGATGACATTTTGATGTTTGACTTTTTGTAAGGATAAATTGAACCACAGATGTAAGTTGTAATACTTTTGTAGGGTATATAGAATTAATGTTAcctttcttcaaaaaaaaaaaaagaattcacATGTTAAGAAGATGAATGTAGCGGAGATGTGGATTCTCAAAAGGATGTGTGGACAACTAGAAGGATAAGATTAGAAACGAAGATATACGGGAGACGGTTGGAATGGCCTCACTAGTGGACAAGATGCAggcagtgttatcaaaggcgcgcttaagccctgaagcgaggctcaaaacgtGTTGAGCGCTTTACCTCGCTTTATGTGCGCTTCAGTGTCGTTGTCAAGGTTCTCTAGCAAACTTTTCCTTGCTAATGAGCCTCTTATTAAGAAGTGacactaaataattgatatttcactttatcatagtttgttttccaatttttttggtcatatactttttttttgataaaagtaaCAGTTAGTCTATATTTATCCACAGGTATACTACCTCAAAAGTGTAGTTCCCCTCCAAAAGTGTTGTAGTTACATAGGATCCTATACCTACCAAGTTACAGCCAGTCTATAGTTGTGCTGATTACTTCTAAGTTATCTAAGACtacttgtttacaccaaaaataatacaGAGCTAAACATTTAAGCTTAAATCTTTGTATGTTGCTCTGCTTTCCTTCATGACATCTTTGGCTCCTCTCTAGCCATACTGTCCACCATATACATGATGGGACCATCTTCCATCTCTCCTCCTTTCTTCCTGCATTTCCATCTCTATTCCAGCACTTCAAAACCTCTTTGATCATTCCTGGTTTCACCCATTTAATCTCTCTCATATTGGTGAACATTTGCCACAGCTGGGTTGTCCACTTGCAGTGTAAGAAGAGATGGTTGACTGTCTCTCCTTGCACTTCACACAAAAAGCACCTGGAACACAAGTGAACGCCTCTTTTGTTCAGGTTCTCATGTGTCAAAGCTATCTCCTTAGCTAACAGCCAAGTAAAACAATTTACTTTATAGGGTATCTTGGTTTTCCATATCATCTTCCAAGGCCATTCTACTTCCTCAAAGCCAACTGTGTTGAGATCTTCATATGCTGAATTTACTGTGGAACACCCTTTGCTCCCCACATTCCACACCAGTGAGTCCACTTCCTCAGACAAGTTACTAAATTGTGCTAGGGTAACCAAAAACTCAGTTA
The DNA window shown above is from Solanum stenotomum isolate F172 chromosome 6, ASM1918654v1, whole genome shotgun sequence and carries:
- the LOC125867689 gene encoding calmodulin-like protein 3, whose translation is METDELKRVFHMFDRNGDGRITKKELNDSLENMGIFMSDSDLAQMINKIDVNGDGYIDIDEFGALYETIMEERDEEEDIREAFNVFDQNGDGYITVDELKSVLASLGLKQGRTVDDCKRMIKKVDADGDGMVNFIEFKQMMKSGGFAALS